The following coding sequences are from one Triticum aestivum cultivar Chinese Spring chromosome 5A, IWGSC CS RefSeq v2.1, whole genome shotgun sequence window:
- the LOC123103193 gene encoding putative pentatricopeptide repeat-containing protein At3g08820 codes for MSSAAAAIHRVLLQGVSSSDRLPPLTVKLLHGRLLRLDLLGDLSPLLLRALSSSGLHVHALRLHSLLPLPSHLTLPCALKSASRLPNPLPVGEQLHARSLKLPSHSNPYVLTSLLNLYAKCDLVDHARSVFDEMRCPNTVSWTALITAYMNAGRVREAVAVARDAFASGMRPDSFTVVRVLTACARVADLGTGEAVWRAAQAEGVAGSVFVATAAVDMYVKCGEMARAREVFDKMPEKDAIAWGAMVGGYASNGHPQETLELFFAMQTQGVKPDCYTVVGALSACTRLGALDMGRQAVRTMDWDEFLDNPVLGTALIDMYAKCGSTGEAWVVFQQMRKRDIVVWNAMILGLGLTGHGKIGFALVGQMEKSGMKLNDNTFISILCNCTHTGLVKDGRRYFHNMTQLYNITPRIEHYGCMVDLLSRAGLLQEARQLIDDMPMQANAVVWGALLGGCKIHRDAELAEHALKQLVMLEPRNSGNYVMLSNIYSNSNRWEDAAKLRSDMKVKRVEKVRAYSWVEFSGKVHEFRVGDKSHPHMDQIYQKLDELGMEMKTMGYKPTTDVVMFDVEDEEKEHTLVYHSEKLAIAFCLLTTQPGEVIRVTKNLRVCTDCHTAIKLISRITHREIIVRDNNRFHCFKDGCCSCNDYW; via the coding sequence ATGTCGAGCGCCGCCGCGGCGATACACCGCGTCCTCCTCCAGGGCGTCAGCTCCAGCGATCGCCTTCCACCCCTCACCGTCAAACTGCTCCACGGCCGCCTCCTCCGGCTCGACCTCCTAGGCGACCTCTCCCCGCTCCTCCTCCGCGCGctctcctcctccggcctccacgtcCACGCCCTCCGCCTACATTCCCTccttcccctcccctcccacctgaCCTTGCCATGCGCCCTCAAGTCCGCCTCCCGCCTCCCCAACCCTCTCCCCGTCGGCGAGCAGCTCCACGCCCGCTCCCTCAAGCTCCCCTCCCACTCCAACCCCTACGTCCTCACCTCCCTCCTTAACCTCTACGCGAAATGCGACCTCGTGGACCATGCGCGGAGCGTGTTCGACGAAATGCGCTGCCCCAACACGGTCTCCTGGACCGCGCTCATCACCGCGTACATGAACGCGGGGCGAGTCAGGGAGGCCGTCGCCGTCGCGAGGGACGCGTTCGCGAGCGGGATGCGCCCGGACAGCTTCACGGTCGTGCGGGTCCTGACGGCATGCGCCCGGGTCGCGGATTTGGGCACTGGGGAGGCGGTGTGGAGGGCGGCACAAGCGGAGGGGGTTGCGGGCAGCGTGTTTGTGGCAACTGCGGCGGTAGATATGTACGTCAAGTGCGGCGAGATGGCGAGGGCAAGGGAGGTGTTCGACAAGATGCCGGAGAAGGATGCTAtagcttggggtgccatggtcgGGGGATATGCTTCGAATGGGCACCCCCAAGAGACTCTGGAGCTCTTCTTTGCAATGCAGACTCAGGGAGTGAAGCCAGATTGCTACACGGTGGTAGGGGCGCTCTCAGCTTGCACCCGGCTGGGTGCACTTGATATGGGACGGCAGGCAGTCAGGACGATGGACTGGGATGAGTTTCTTGACAACCCAGTTCTAGGGACTGCGCTGATTGATATGTATGCCAAGTGTGGGAGCACAGGCGAGGCATGGGTTGTGTTCCAGCAGATGAGGAAGAGGGACATTGTTGTTTGGAATGCGATGATCTTGGGGTTGGGCCTGACTGGGCATGGTAAGATTGGATTTGCCCTTGTTGGCCAGATGGAGAAGTCAGGCATGAAACTGAATGACAATACTTTCATCAGCATTCTCTGCAACTGTACTCATACCGGCCTTGTAAAAGATGGACGGCGGTACTTCCATAACATGACTCAGTTATACAACATCACACCTAGGATTGAGCACTATGGTTGTATGGTCGACCTGCTCAGTCGCGCTGGGTTGCTCCAGGAAGCCCGTCAGCTTATTGATGATATGCCAATGCAGGCAAATGCTGTCGTGTGGGGAGCACTTCTTGGTGGCTGCAAGATTCACCGAGACGCAGAGCTTGCAGAACATGCCTTGAAGCAGCTCGTCATGCTAGAGCCCCGGAATTCAGGGAATTATGTCATGCTCTCGAACATATACTCTAACAGCAACAGATGGGAGGATGCTGCAAAGCTTAGATCGGACATGAAGGTGAAAAGGGTTGAGAAGGTCCGTGCATATAGCTGGGTTGAGTTTAGTGGTAAGGTCCACGAGTTCCGTGTTGGAGACAAGTCGCATCCCCACATGGATCAGATTTACCAAAAGCTAGATGAATTAGGCATGGAAATGAAAACTATGGGTTACAAACCAACTACAGATGTGGTGATGTTCGACGTTGAAGATGAGGAGAAGGAGCACACTCTAGTTTATCACAGCGAGAAACTTGCCATTGCATTTTGCCTTCTCACTACCCAACCAGGGGAGGTCATTAGGGTCACCAAGAACCTTAGGGTATGCACCGACTGTCACACTGCTATCAAACTAATATCGAGGATAACTCATCGGGAGATCATTGTTCGGGATAACAATCGGTTTCATTGTTTCAAAGATGGTTGTTGCTCTTGTAATGACTACTGGTAG